A section of the Nerophis ophidion isolate RoL-2023_Sa linkage group LG16, RoL_Noph_v1.0, whole genome shotgun sequence genome encodes:
- the LOC133570074 gene encoding G-protein coupled receptor 61-like, translated as MEPAWNSSRPLAPLPPNASTSTVAEGWPPSQWLALAAMLLMDLLAVVGNAAIMAVIAKVPQLHKFAFVFHLCLVDLLAALVVMPLGMLSSRAFLGEALCRSYLFLSVCLVSAAILSISVINVERYYYIIHPMRYEVKMTVGLVASVLVGIWVKALAMSALPLLAWLLQGARTPLLDGSGGGGAVPSPGPTQGHRRCSLHWTGGGSNRLAFMVLFTLLYFLCPLLVIFVVYCNMFKVARVAAMHHGPLPTWTDTPRRQRSESLSSRSTMVTSSGTGTGRETPQRPFGGGKAAVVLAAVGGQFLCCWLPYFSFHLYSALAASPPAALASLEEAVTWIGYFCFTSNPFFYGCLNRQIREELGKHLPCLFRRAGMEEEDRLASREGSIEENFLQFLQGTGCNVEPQNSHSTSSPKGETCRPVPQSQALETAQPLPVDFRIPGQIAEETYEFSETEPAKNNHIRTDD; from the coding sequence ATGGAGCCAGCGTGGAACTCCAGCCGCCCGCTTGCACCGCTCCCGCCCAACGCATCTACCTCAACCGTGGCTGAGGGCTGGCCTCCTTCCCAGTGGCTAGCCCTGGCCGCCATGCTGCTCATGGATCTGCTGGCTGTGGTGGGCAACGCGGCCATCATGGCAGTCATCGCCAAGGTGCCGCAGCTTCACAAGTTTGCCTTCGTCTTCCACCTGTGCTTGGTGGACCTGCTGGCGGCCCTGGTGGTGATGCCCCTAGGCATGCTCTCCAGCAGAGCCTTCTTAGGGGAGGCGCTGTGCCGGAGTTACCTCTTCCTCAGCGTCTGCCTAGTCAGTGCTGCTATCCTGTCCATCTCAGTCATTAACGTGGAGCGCTATTATTACATCATCCACCCCATGCGCTATGAGGTGAAGATGACCGTGGGATTGGTAGCGTCGGTGCTGGTGGGGATATGGGTCAAAGCCTTGGCCATGTCCGCTTTGCCGCTGCTGGCTTGGCTCCTGCAAGGTGCAAGAACTCCCCTCCTGGATGGTAGTGGAGGAGGCGGGGCGGTCCCGTCTCCTGGTCCTACTCAGGGTCACCGCCGCTGCTCCTTGCACTGGACAGGGGGCGGTTCAAACCGTTTGGCGTTCATGGTCCTCTTCACGCTGTTGTACTTCCTGTGTCCTCTTTTAGTGATTTTTGTTGTGTACTGCAACATGTTCAAAGTAGCCCGCGTAGCCGCCATGCACCACGGGCCTCTACCCACTTGGACGGACACGCCTCGCCGCCAAAGATCAGAGTCCCTTAGCAGTCGTTCTACGATGGTCACCAGCTCCGGGACTGGGACAGGGAGGGAGACCCCGCAGAGGCCCTTTGGGGGTGGGAAGGCAGCAGTGGTTTTGGCAGCTGTAGGCGGGCAATTTCTTTGCTGCTGGCTGCCCTACTTTTCTTTCCACTTGTACTCGGCTTTGGCCGCCAGTCCGCCTGCGGCGCTGGCTTCTCTGGAGGAGGCGGTCACCTGGATCGGGTATTTCTGCTTCACGTCCAACCCCTTTTTCTATGGCTGTCTCAACAGACAGATCCGGGAGGAGCTGGGCAAACATCTGCCTTGCTTGTTTCGTCGAGCCGGGATGGAGGAGGAGGACAGGCTGGCCAGCCGCGAAGGCTCCATCGAGGAGAACTTTCTCCAGTTTCTTCAGGGCACTGGCTGCAACGTAGAACCTCAGAACTCGCACAGCACCTCCAGTCCAAAGGGGGAAACTTGCCGGCCAGTCCCTCAGTCCCAAGCGCTTGAGACGGCACAGCCGCTACCGGTTGATTTCCGCATACCTGGACAAATTGCTGAGGAGACGTACGAGTTCAGTGAGACAGAGCCGGCAAAAAACAATCACATACGTACTGATGATTAA